Proteins encoded by one window of Rutidosis leptorrhynchoides isolate AG116_Rl617_1_P2 chromosome 7, CSIRO_AGI_Rlap_v1, whole genome shotgun sequence:
- the LOC139859653 gene encoding uncharacterized protein — protein sequence MDRHTWMYEIGRATFEFIDSLDEFITIAETDQLEKENTIISCPCKKCKNARWYTDSTDIKNHLIAHGFMRGYTCWSFHGESLADLNPSVSDNDTDNEEDSNNSNNNVNFDDMFDDLDMEDNVADKNEDKDLHQSKVCGTSRYKCGKPTDNVDSDVSENGPPAKLFWYLPIIPRLKRLFANEKDAKLLRWHAEDRKNDGKMRHVADSLQRKNIDKDFGEFGDEIRNIRFGLSSDGINPFGDLSSHHSTWPVLLCIYNLQPWLCIKRKYIMMSLLIQGPKQPGNDIDVYLQPLVVDMMELWSTGIHVYDAYKKEYFQLWAMLFCTINDFPAYGNLSGYSTKGKKACPICEENTHSIWLTNCKKPAFMGHQRALAENHPYRKKLDLFDGTIEDKKLPPPLDGETTLSKVANINVVLEKKGFGPPKGLLLNIPGKTKDGIKLRRDMELMNIRPELQPKDIDGSSTKFLPPTCYTMSKVVKTKFCQCLHGIKVPSGYSANIRNLVSIKDLKLLGMKSHDCHVIDPDVLDEYQRDIILTLYELEMYFPPSFFDVMVHLVSHIVGEIKACGPVFLRYMYPFKRYMGILKGYVRNHNRPKGSIVEGYASEEVIEFCTNYMDGFKSVGIPQSRHEGRLSGQGTLGHKTGYSNVADYQEAHFNVLQHTTSIDPYIQEHMSLLRQQNRKKSAKWLANQHKKTFQNG from the exons ATGGATCGACATACTTGGATGTACGAGATAGGTCGCGCTACCTTTGAGTTTATTGATAGTCTTGATGAATTTATTACAATTGCCGAGACTGATCAACTAGAAAAAGAAAACACCATAATTAGTTGTCCTTGTAAGAAATGCAAAAATGCACGGTGGTATACTGATTCAAccgatatcaaaaatcatctaattGCACACGGATTTATGAGAGGGTACACATGTTGGTCTTTTCATGGTGAGTCATTAGCTGACCTTAACCCGTCTGTTTCGGATAACGATACCGATAATGAAGAAGATTCAAACAATAGTAACAATAATGTTAATTTTGATGACATGTTTGACGATTTGGATATGGAGGATAATGTTGCTGATAA GAATGAAGACAAAGACCTTCATCAAAGTAAGGTATGTGGTACATCTaggtataaatgtggaaaaccaactGATAATGTTGATAGTGATGTGTCGGAAAATGGACCTCCTGCAAAATTATTTTGGTACTTGCCTATCATACCAAGATTAAAGAGATTATTTGCGAATGAGAAAGATGCAAAATTATTACGTTGGCATGCTGAAGATCGTAAAAATGATGGAAAAATGCGACATGTGGCCGATTCACTTCAACGGaaaaatattgataaagattttggagAATTTGGGGATGAGATACGTAATATAAGGTTCGGACTCAGTTCAGATGGAATTAATCCTTTCGGAGATTTGAGTAGCCATCACAGCACGTGGCCTGTTCTTCTATGCATTTATAACCTACAGCCTTGGCTATGTATAAAAAGAAAATACATAATGATGTCTCTTTTGATTCAAGGCCCAAAGCAACCTGGAAACGACATTGATGTTTATTTGCAACCATTAGTTGTTGACATGATGGAATTATGGAGTACCGGCATACACGTTTATGATGCATATAAGAAAGAATACTTCCAACTATGGGCAATGCTTTTTTGCACCATTAATGATTTTCCTGCTTATGGCAATTTGTCTGGATATAGTACGAAGGGGAAAAAGGCATGTCCTATTTGTGAGGAAAATACTCACTCGATATGGCTCACAAATTGTAAAAAACCGGCATTTATGGGGCATCAGAGAGCGCTTGCTGAGAATCACCCGTATCGTAAAAAGTTGGATTTATTTGATGGTACTATAGAGGATAAAAAACTACCACCACCATTGGATGGagaaactacactctccaaagttgCTAATATAAATGTTGTGTTGGAAAAGAAAGGTTTTGGTCCTCCCAAAG GGTTACTACTGAACATTCCTGGAAAAACAAAAGATGGAATTAAACTTAGAAGGGACATGGAATTAATGAATATCAGACCAGAGCTACAACCTAAAGATATTGATGGAAGTTCCACCAAGTTTCTTCCTCCGACCTGTTATACTATGTCGAAGGTCGTGAAAACTAAATTCTGTCAATGTTTACATGGTATTAAGGTTCCATCAGGATACTCTGCTAACATTAGGAACTTGGTTTCGATAAAAGATTTGAAGTTACTTGGTATGAAGTCACATGATTGTCAT GTGATTGATCCTGATGTGCTGGATGAATATCAAAGAGATATCATACTTACTCTTTACGAACTCGAGATGTACTTTCCACCTTCTTTCTTTGATGTCATGGTTCACTTGGTATCTCATATTGTAGGAGAAATAAAGGCATGTGGTCCAGTTTTCTTACGGTATATGTATCCATTTAAAAGATATATGGGTATCTTAAAAGGTTATGTAAGGAACCATAATCGACCAAAAGGCAGTATCGTTGAAGGATATGCATCCGAAGAGGTCATCGAATTCTGCACAAACTATATGGatgggtttaaaagtgtcgggattcCCCAAAGTCGTCATGAAGGAAGACTTTCAGGTCAAGGGACACTTGGGCACAAGACGGGCTATTCAAATGTTGCCGATTATCAAGAGGCACATTTTAATGTCTTACAACACACTACATCTATCGATCCGTACATACAAGAACACATGTCATTATTGAGACAACAAAACCGTAAAAAGAGTGCAAAATGGTTGGCAAATCAACATAAAAAAACATTTCAGAATGGTTGA